In Capsicum annuum cultivar UCD-10X-F1 chromosome 11, UCD10Xv1.1, whole genome shotgun sequence, one genomic interval encodes:
- the LOC107846803 gene encoding uncharacterized protein LOC107846803 translates to MGLIDTIKNENQASNQDRAKAMTFLRHHLGDGLKMEYLTIKDPLILLNNLKERYDHLKMVVLPQTHYVWTHLRLRDFKNITDYNSAMFRIKPQLNLCGENIADHDMSEKTFFTFFALSMLLQQKYREMGFKKYSELISYVLVAEQHNDLLMRNHEIRPPGTVPFPEVNAAHFHQIRREKRLDPSRGRGRGRGRYFNQDDRLVINNEPQH, encoded by the coding sequence ATGGGTTTGATAGACACCATCAAAAACGAAAATCAGGCATCAAATCAAGACAGGGCTAAGGCCATGACATTTCTCCGTCACCATCTTGGTGATGGTTTGAAAATGGAATACCTCACAATTAAGGATCCACTTATATTGttgaataatttaaaagaaagatacgaCCACCTGAAGATGGTCGTCCTTCCACAGACACATTATGTGTGGACTCATTTGAGGTTACGggactttaaaaatataactgattATAATTCTGCGATGTTTAGAATTAAACCGCAGTTGAATTTATGCGGAGAAAATATAGCTGATCACGACATGTCAGAGAAAACATTCTTTACTTTTTTCGCCTTGAGTATGCTCCTACAACAGAAATATCGAGAAATGGGATTCAAGAAATACTCTGAATTAATTTCTTATGTTCTTGTTGCTGAACAACATAATGATCTTTTAATGAGAAATCATGAAATACGACCTCCTGGTACTGTTCCATTCCCTGAAGTGAATGCTGCACATTTTCACCAAATTAGGCGTGAAAAAAGACTTGACCCCAGTCGTGGTCGTGGTCGTGGAAGAGGTAGATATTTTAATCAGGATGATCGCCTTGTAATAAATAATGAGCCTCAGCACTAG